A single window of Sandaracinaceae bacterium DNA harbors:
- a CDS encoding putative metal-binding motif-containing protein encodes MRDADGDGFLSISCGGNDCDDEDPHRFPGNIEVCDDGLTRQRDEDCDPTTFGFQDADADGEVSASCCNTRADGTLFCGSDCDDRSILRRAFQVELCDVVDNDCDGVVDEQTMSVEWYADADGDGFGEALASMSSCTPVPSHSLSPSDCDDSEARRHPAQLELCDLVDNDCDSRVDEGGRCGAVVTLDASGGSAYLSLESGLRASLHVPVHALSAPVIVSMREMTPAVLAPLPSGFGAVGTALVLTPYGLQFDVAIAVALPTLGDGETILVLDNETDGTWTLLATTRAGGVATGTHDSSGIYLLAALVCVPTLEICDGLDNDCDGLIDDGVCA; translated from the coding sequence GTGCGGGATGCCGACGGGGATGGGTTCCTCTCCATTTCATGTGGAGGCAACGACTGTGATGACGAGGATCCTCACCGCTTCCCGGGAAACATCGAGGTCTGTGACGACGGGCTCACCCGACAGCGCGATGAGGACTGCGATCCGACCACGTTCGGGTTTCAGGACGCAGACGCTGATGGTGAGGTCTCCGCGTCGTGCTGCAATACCCGGGCAGACGGCACCCTTTTCTGTGGGAGCGACTGCGATGACCGAAGCATCCTGCGTCGCGCCTTCCAAGTGGAGCTCTGCGACGTGGTGGACAACGACTGCGACGGCGTGGTCGACGAGCAGACCATGAGCGTGGAGTGGTATGCGGATGCCGACGGCGATGGGTTCGGCGAAGCCCTAGCGAGCATGTCTAGCTGCACCCCCGTGCCCAGCCACAGCCTCTCGCCGAGCGACTGCGACGACAGCGAGGCACGGCGGCACCCCGCGCAGCTCGAATTGTGTGACTTGGTCGACAACGACTGCGACTCGCGGGTGGACGAAGGCGGCAGGTGTGGAGCCGTGGTGACGCTCGACGCCTCAGGGGGGAGCGCGTATCTCTCGCTCGAGTCGGGGCTCCGCGCGTCGCTACACGTCCCCGTGCATGCGCTCTCTGCACCGGTCATCGTGTCCATGCGCGAGATGACACCCGCAGTGCTTGCCCCGCTGCCCTCAGGCTTCGGAGCGGTGGGGACTGCGTTGGTGCTCACGCCGTACGGGCTCCAGTTCGACGTGGCCATCGCTGTCGCGCTCCCCACGCTCGGCGATGGCGAGACCATCTTGGTGTTGGACAACGAGACCGATGGGACCTGGACGCTCCTCGCCACGACGCGAGCAGGAGGCGTTGCCACCGGGACCCATGACAGCTCGGGGATCTATCTTCTCGCGGCACTGGTTTGCGTCCCCACGCTCGAGATCTGTGACGGGCTGGACAACGACTGCGATGGCCTCATCGACGATGGAGTGTGCGCGTGA